Within the bacterium genome, the region TCGGCTTTGTCTCTGCTCGGGGCTGGTGGGTTTGAAGTACACAACTAGGGTTATCCAGGACCTGGTAGACTCGCGATTGCGAAGCGGGGACCGGCCGCGGGGATCCGAGAAGCTGACCGTCGCGGACGCCGTGGACTTCTGGCGCGTCGAGGCCTACGAGCCCGATCGTCGACTGCGGCTGGTGGCCGAGATGCTGCTGCCGGGACGCGCGTGGCTCGAGTTCCAGGTCGAGGAGACCGAGGACGGGGCGGTCATTCGTCAGACCGCGGTGTTCGACCCCGTCGGTGTTGCCGGGTTGGCGTACTGGTACGGAATCTATCCCGTGCATCGCCGGGTGTTTGCCGGCATGCTGCGGCGGATTGCGTCGCAGGGAGGTCGGGTTGCGGCGCCGCAGGCCGTTGCGTTGCAGGAAGCTGGGTGAGGGCCTCGCGGTTCGATCGGGATCCTCGGTGCGTGCGTGGTTAGAGCGGCGGAGTCATGATCGGGTGATCTCGGGTTCGACCCGCTCGCCAGGTCGAATTACCATGGCGCCTGAGACATCCGTGGTCGTCGGCGATGAAGAGCGACAGGCGATCCGGGAGTCACTCGACTCGGAGGCCGCGCCATGAGAGCCCGATTCAACAGATACTCCGCGCTCGTGATCGCGATCGCGTGCGCGTTGCACGTCGCATGCTTCCATCGGTCCCCCGTCACGCGGTTCAAGACGCCGACCGAACCGCTCAGCCAGTCCCAGCTC harbors:
- a CDS encoding DUF2867 domain-containing protein; protein product: MTVLQRTSLPRIALINESGAFPVRLCLCSGLVGLKYTTRVIQDLVDSRLRSGDRPRGSEKLTVADAVDFWRVEAYEPDRRLRLVAEMLLPGRAWLEFQVEETEDGAVIRQTAVFDPVGVAGLAYWYGIYPVHRRVFAGMLRRIASQGGRVAAPQAVALQEAG